In Helianthus annuus cultivar XRQ/B chromosome 9, HanXRQr2.0-SUNRISE, whole genome shotgun sequence, the following are encoded in one genomic region:
- the LOC118482171 gene encoding uncharacterized protein LOC118482171: protein MLFQDPDLVVESMTTNSTSSPAARSSASSSATERRPPASSGSTTRAAGASTPSSTPLRWDRQTIQFSVNAWISHVKTELWVFCGRIKGIAGCGLLQRNGKNVGWGSKCCHCRRSLRFCFRIWGL from the exons ATGTTGTTTCAG GATCCTGATCTTGTTGTGGAATCAATGACTACGAATAGTACCTCATCGCCTGCTGCGAGGTCGTCGGCATCATCATCTGCAACCGAACGCAGGCCGCCTGCCAGTTCAG GGTCCACTACGAGAGCTGCAGGGGCATCGACTCCAAGTTCAACGCCTTTGCGCTGGGATCGACAAACAATTCAGTTTTCTGTCAATGCTTGG ATTTCACACGTGAAAACCGAGTTGTGGGTGTTTTGTGGGCGAATAAAAGGGATAGCGGGTTGTGGTTTGCTCCAGCGGAATGGAAAGAATGTAGGTTGGGGATCCAAGTGCTGCCATTGTCGCCGATCACTGAGGTTTTGTTTTCGGATATGGGGTTTGTGA
- the LOC110879051 gene encoding transmembrane protein 33 homolog: MSEDPQKLKKIAASAYDYDNDPRWADYWSNVLIPPHLASRSDVITHFKHKFYQRFIDPDLVVESMTTNSTSSPAARSSASSSATERRPPASSGSTTRAAGASTPSSTPLRWDRQTIQFSVNAWVLVVAVLAMFPLIPKSLSNRAYRLSFMGTACSSLYSLYSLYGKPRAWNLQEVQIWLQSVIATKDFIYFIYCLTFVTSNLRLTFALLPIVCRSLEHTAKFTRRNFGRSALYRKYLEELCVWVESNTTTLSILSSQSEIGVGFLLIISLLSWQRNIIQTFMYWQLLKLMYHAPVTAGYHQSVWSKIGRVANPVINQYAPFLNSPISAIQRWWFR, from the exons ATGAGCGAAGATCCTCAGAAGTTGAAGAAGATTGCAGCTTCCGCCTATGACTACGATAACGATCCCAGATGGGCTGATTACTGGTCCAATGTCCTCATCCCCCCTCACTTGGCTTCTCGCTCCGATGTTATTACTCACTTCAAGCATAAATTCTACCAGCGTTTCATC GATCCTGATCTTGTTGTGGAATCAATGACTACGAATAGTACCTCATCGCCTGCTGCGAGGTCGTCGGCATCATCATCTGCAACCGAACGCAGGCCGCCTGCCAGTTCAG GGTCCACTACGAGAGCTGCAGGGGCATCGACTCCAAGTTCAACGCCTTTGCGCTGGGATCGACAAACAATTCAGTTTTCTGTCAATGCTTGG GTTCTTGTTGTGGCTGTGCTTGCTATGTTCCCACTCATACCTAAAAGCCTTTCTAATAGGGCGTACCGACTCTCATTTATGGGGACCGCATGCTCGTCATTATATTCACTCTACTCTCTTTATGGG AAACCAAGGGCATGGAATTTGCAGGAGGTGCAAATTTGGCTTCAATCAGTAATCGCAACAAAAGATTTCATCTATTTCATTTACTGCCTCACTTTTGTCACCTCAAATCTTCGCCTTACAT TTGCTTTACTGCCCATCGTATGCAGAAGCTTAGAACACACTGCAAAATTCACTAGGCGTAATTTTGGTCGTTCCGCTTTATACAG GAAATACTTGGAAGAGCTTTGTGTGTGGGTAGAATCAAACACGACGACACTCAGCATACTGTCTTCTCAATCTGAGATTGGAGTTGGCTTCCTTTTGATCATCTCTCTTTTATC GTGGCAGCGTAACATAATACAAACTTTCATGTATTGGCAG CTATTGAAGCTCATGTATCATGCCCCTGTTACGGCTGGTTACCATCAAAGTGTGTGGTCTAAAATCGGGAGGGTGGCCAATCCGGTTATCAACCAATATGCTCCGTTTCTTAACTCTCCAATCTCCGCGATACAACGATGGTGGTTCAGGTAG